TCACAAGTTTCAGAAATATGTTGAAAACCCTGTGCTGAAACTACAAGTTATTTCACTCGTTGGCGAAGGAGGCATAGGAAAAACTACATTAGCCAAAAGAGTCTATGGAAATCCAACTACCATTGCTAGCTTTCACATTCGAGCGTGGGTAGTTTTGTCTAAGGATGCTAAATTCAAAGAGATTCTCATTGGTCTGTTACGTTGTATTTCACCAATAACAAGTGAAAATTACGACATGGACTATGTTCAAATAGGTAAGCAATTATACAAAAGTTTGATGGGCAAGAAGTACttaatttttttggatgacatATGGGATATTGTCCCATGGATTGTTATCCAAGAATATTTTCCAGAGAATTTAAACGGAAGTCGAATCTTAGTAACTACTCGGTCTAAAGAGGTGGCAGAAGAATTAAGTGCAAATCTCTACAATGTGAAGCATCAAACTTTAGAGGATCACTGGGAATTATTTTCAAGGAAAGTGTTCGGGCAAAGCCATTGTGTTCCCAGTGAATATGAGAAAATTGGGAAACGCATTGTTCGTGGTTGTGGTGGATTACCCCTAGTAGTTGTTTTAACTTCTGGACTTTTGATGACAGCAAAAGGGTCTCTAGAAATATGGAGAGATGTTGCCCGAACTTTGGATGGAGTTGGTATATATGATGACAGAATTTCAAAAATAGTTTCATTAAGCTACAAGTACTTACCTAGTCATTTGAAGGcttgcttttattatttttgtgtgtttCCAGAAGACAGTGAGATTCTAGTTAAGAAATTAATCAACTTATGGGTTGCGGAGGGATTTATAAAGCAACATAACAATATGAGTTTAGAAGAAGTGGGAGAGAGTTATTTGCATGATCTCATTAATAGAAGTCTAGTTCAAATTAATGAGCTAAGTATTGACGGCAAGGTTAAATCATGTAACATTCATGATCGAGTGCACGAGGTTTGTGTGAGACAAGCAATTGATGGGAATACATTGTGGATTATCAAAGACTACTATGCTCCAAAGGCTTGTCATTGGTTAAGCTGTCAAACAAGTCATTGGCCAATCACTCGAGCGAGTTATGGGAATTGTGGTCCTGATGAAATCCATTCTGTTCTTTGCTTTGGTAAAGATGTATACCATTCAAAATGCAGGTTGGTATACCCATGTTTAAAATTGCTAAGAGTATTGGATTTATCATTAGTTAAATGCTCACAAGGCATGCCTCATGAAATAACAGACTTGGTTCATTTGAGATACTTGGCTTTAAATACCATTGGTTCTCTTTACAAGTTTCGATTTTTCAAGCTTAAGAATTTGGTAACTCTCATAGTTACTTCATGGATGGAAAAACGTCATTTGCAACTACCATGTGATATTTTGGATTTGCCACAATTGAGGTATTTGCATGTTGACAAGAGATGTTCACAGTTTCTTCCTTGCTTAGTCAAAAATGATCTACAAACTCTTTATTGGTTGAAAGTTTCTAGCTCCGACGAAAAACCAAACTTCCGAATGGTTCCAAACCTAATGGAACTTGGGATTTACATTGAAGGCCAATTGGCGCCTAGCCATCTAGGTAGCCTCGTGCATTTACATCTACTTGAGAAGTTGAAGTTTGAAGTAGGAAGGGTCGAGCGCTTCTGTCTTCCAACAGGTTCTCCACCAAACCTTAAGAAGTTGACACTTTGTTATACTTATCTTCCATGGAAGGAAATGGACACAATTGGCAAGTTGCCGCACCTTGAGGTGTTGAAACTAAAAGATTTCGCCTTTTGTGGCCCAACGTGGGAACCATCGGAGCATGACTTTCGAGAATTAAAGGCACTTCTTATTTCACGTTCAAATCTCAAACATTGGAATGCAAGTTCTATTAATTTCCTAGTTCTGGAGCGCCTTGTCTTAAGTTATTGCTGGGAATTGAAACAAGTTCCAATTAATTTTGCAAAAATTACAACACTGAATTTAATTGTATTAGAATGCTGCTATTCTTCTCTTGTGACTTCCGCAATGCAGATTTCTTCTGCAAAAAGCAAAGCATTAAAGGGAAAGGCAAATTGTCCACTTCGTGTTCGTAAAGTTGGAACTAAGGTTTCTCtctaattcatgttcattatttcaaaatattagttttctgcattctaattccatgtattaattaattatttgattttttactCATTTTCAATTACTTTTCAAGGTTGAATTGCCTATTATTGAAAGCtatgaagaagaaagtgttaAAAGCTCTGAAGAAAATAGTGTTGAAACCTCTAAAGAAGAGAGTGTCGGAAGCTCTAAAGAAGAAAGTATTTCTGGTTTCCATTTGATCTTAACAATTCAACTGTTTGTGCTATGTGTTTTTCTACTCCAATGACACCATGGCTAAGTTGTAACAATCCACTGTTCAAttcagtattttttttactgcatattgaaatgttttagaACATAAACTTCCCTCATATATTCAGAAATCTGCAGATATACATTATCCAGTGTTCAATTCAATAATTCAATGACTATTTCTGCTCAAAAGGTGGTTGTTACAACAACTAATTAAAAGTGAcataaagtatataaaagaaagGTATAAAGCCAAGATAGGAAAGTAAACAAATTATAATAGTAAATTGTTTGATTGGCAAGTTggcataaataaattatataatgacTACTACTTCCTCTTCGCAATTGAACACCAGAcatttcttattatttgtattgaaaGCTAATTCTATGGAATAGTTTTCTTGGGCTAGTTGGTACTGCAGAAGGCggtatgtaaaaaaaatacccGTTACTATAAAGTAAATTACGTAATTCTATGGAATAGTTTTCTTCGCAATCGTCATCCATCACGTTCTGCTTGTATATAAAGAAGTAGCTATCATCCGATCAATttgatttgaaaataataacaaaaggcAAACTATAAAGTATTGCATTCTTTagtaattagttttattatcaTTCCAATTTGTAGTTCATCTATGTAAATACACTGTAAATCTCAGTTGTGTGTATAAACAAATTGATAGTTATTTAAGATtattatattcaatataaattaACTACGTATTAACAATAACATAGAATAAGAAAGAActcaaataaacataaaaatgaaaagttCAATTCGCagaaaatattcaatatttaaatttagaatCTGGAAGAACTCAAAAGCATAAAAGCGATGTGGAAAGGAAATGAAAATAGTGGTTCAGGTGATATTTCTACATAACCAGAGAATTCATAACAATAACAACTAAATCCCTATCAAATGTGAAAAAGAGCATTCAGGCTTTAAATTGACAGTCATTGGTGGGGAACAGACTTCTATCATgattttaacaaataatatcTGCAAccatggtaaaaaaaaaaaaatcgacatatCAAGTTGCTGTGAAGGTGTGAGCTCaattcacatatatataataagcaaTTCTGTAGACATGAAAATTTTGACGGAATTAAATTGGCTAATAATATTGGACCGCGTATTATTTGAATTTGTAtatcaattaattcaattaatctAGGTTATGTTAtttcctaattaatttaattattgataaagatttagtcaaattatatattattatttaagatattatagTTGTGATAGGATCATGAACCTAGACATTATGGTGACTAAATACATTTTGGATAACTCTTGATATTatcttaaatatttatttattaattttgagatagagttaattccattttttgtcctagatttataggtgacattccacttttagtccttttttatcaaaacatccatatttggtcctaatattattgtggcatgaccatttttggtcctccgtcaacaaaacagttgtaatctcgttaaatacaatggtttttcgatcatttttatacaaagtaagttgaccccgctatatttttatgttttttttttaaaaaaaaatctataattgaagaccgaaatgcctttgtatttaacgacattacaactgttttgttgatagaggaccaaaaatggtcatgtcacaataatactaggacgaaatatgaatgttttaataaaaaaggactaaaactggactaccacatataaatctaagaccaaaaatggaattaactcttttgagATAATATCAAAGAGTTTTAGATGAAGTGAGAGTCTCACATTCTCACCCCTATAAATAGAGGCATTCATTTCATTCTCAATAATCACTTGAAGCTCCACTTCTCTCTAGAGTAAAGATTTCAGAAGTCATAAAGAAACCTTGCAGAAATACATACCGAAGCAAATACATACCGAAGCTCATCAAaagtggattgaagatcaaacaATTCAAGTGATCAAGTCAAGCTAAAGTGAGACTGAAAATCAAGCCAATTCAAGACCGAAGGCCCTTCAACGAAGATTAAGAAACAAAGCCCTTCATTGAAGAACAAACCgcattccggaggcccttcaaccaaagtttcaagtcaagtcaactaagtggagaatcagaggattttcttgatagagattttgtacccgcgtaacatttgaaattcaaatatatatattttttatattttcttgttCACAAATGCATTTGCAGTCGTCCATCACGTTCTGCAGTTCGAAGTCGTGCAGCTGCTGCTGCTTGTCGATATCTGAATCGGAGGCGGCCACGACGAGCTGGACGACGTGGGAGCGGTCGAGGATTTCGGAGGAGTGGACGTTCAATGACCAAGCTTTGGCGGTGATGAGTCCACAACCTGAAgccaccataacaacaacaacttAACCCATCTCCATTATCAACCCATCATAATTGAAGCTAAGTATGTAAAATTAGAAAGTTCAAGAAATCTCCTAAAAGACAAAATCTCTgcacaaaaaaaagaaaaaaaaaaagaaagaaaaagctaATAACCTGCATCATGTCATCACAATTAGTTGGTGGTTGACTTAAAAATTTGGGGATTGACTTTTAAAaagatccacataagctaatAACATGTGCCATGTCATCACAGTAACATGGAAACCTGTAAAAAATGCTAGACGGAAAAAAATTATTGGTTTATGAATCgaaatatatgttatgaaaggtcatggtgcggcatgaataatccgatatagttcatggtgcggaatgacTCTTTAGCCTAAAATTTATTTAGGCTTGGTTATCACATATGaattaaataggaaaaataatacttttcatCCTTAAATTATAGTGATATAGTCATTCCTATCCTCACACCACCACCCAACCCCATAggtgtaaacacaaaaaatgaaatttgtatatatataacaaaatcaGGTTATAGCAAGTATAATATAAAACGTGGGTACAAACTCTTTGTGTAGTCTCTTGGTTCTTTACTAACATTCTACTGAATTGCCTCCGAAATTCAATTGGCGTGATCTTCAAAAAAGACTTTGTCTTCGATAGAAAATGTCAACTTCAAGTTATTGTCAAGAGAGAACTCTATAGAGCTTCAATTTGTCTTCAATATGCCTTCAGTGTTTGGTATTAAGTTTGGTATTAATAGAATTCAGTTTGCGTGCAGTAGAACTTCTCAGGTGCGATTGTGCGGTGAGAGGAaagtcattgatcttgccaaaatcaacgtccaggattaacaacgtaacatttaaaacaaaatgCGGTGGCACATTTtccatatgggtcaaacttaaggtgcgtaggtcttgtgcttaaggtgcatcgtgTACCTTCTTTAGGTGCattgtttttgtgcttaaggtgcgtcacttaTGCAGTTGAGA
This region of Ipomoea triloba cultivar NCNSP0323 chromosome 15, ASM357664v1 genomic DNA includes:
- the LOC116007362 gene encoding putative late blight resistance protein homolog R1B-14 isoform X1 — encoded protein: MALDGVTSLIKIVEQDLMEPKLLSIFDAGGMKVWLLQTIEMLSAKLCILQAFLEERKMCNGWFWFDDNVAGIYDEYEIKYKLGLVYSEAKCGHLIWTLKEMVREIEEVEEWMLIVKKETGYEGNNIKVWDTYRSALDPEDEVMVGIHSDIETIVNRLCYSHFMRSVFTILRNSNIHKFQKYVENPVLKLQVISLVGEGGIGKTTLAKRVYGNPTTIASFHIRAWVVLSKDAKFKEILIGLLRCISPITSENYDMDYVQIGKQLYKSLMGKKYLIFLDDIWDIVPWIVIQEYFPENLNGSRILVTTRSKEVAEELSANLYNVKHQTLEDHWELFSRKVFGQSHCVPSEYEKIGKRIVRGCGGLPLVVVLTSGLLMTAKGSLEIWRDVARTLDGVGIYDDRISKIVSLSYKYLPSHLKACFYYFCVFPEDSEILVKKLINLWVAEGFIKQHNNMSLEEVGESYLHDLINRSLVQINELSIDGKVKSCNIHDRVHEVCVRQAIDGNTLWIIKDYYAPKACHWLSCQTSHWPITRASYGNCGPDEIHSVLCFGKDVYHSKCRLVYPCLKLLRVLDLSLVKCSQGMPHEITDLVHLRYLALNTIGSLYKFRFFKLKNLVTLIVTSWMEKRHLQLPCDILDLPQLRYLHVDKRCSQFLPCLVKNDLQTLYWLKVSSSDEKPNFRMVPNLMELGIYIEGQLAPSHLGSLVHLHLLEKLKFEVGRVERFCLPTGSPPNLKKLTLCYTYLPWKEMDTIGKLPHLEVLKLKDFAFCGPTWEPSEHDFRELKALLISRSNLKHWNASSINFLVLERLVLSYCWELKQVPINFAKITTLNLIVLECCYSSLVTSAMQISSAKSKALKGKANCPLRVRKVGTKVELPIIESYEEESVKSSEENSVETSKEESVGSSKEESISGFHLILTIQLFVLCVFLLQ
- the LOC116007362 gene encoding putative late blight resistance protein homolog R1B-14 isoform X2 encodes the protein MKVWLLETIEMLSAKLCILQAFLEERKMWNGWFDDNVAGIYDEYEIKYKLGLVYSEAKCGHLIWTLKEMVREIEEVEEWMLIVKKETGYEGNNIKVWDTYRSALDPEDEVMVGIHSDIETIVNRLCYSHFMRSVFTILRNSNIHKFQKYVENPVLKLQVISLVGEGGIGKTTLAKRVYGNPTTIASFHIRAWVVLSKDAKFKEILIGLLRCISPITSENYDMDYVQIGKQLYKSLMGKKYLIFLDDIWDIVPWIVIQEYFPENLNGSRILVTTRSKEVAEELSANLYNVKHQTLEDHWELFSRKVFGQSHCVPSEYEKIGKRIVRGCGGLPLVVVLTSGLLMTAKGSLEIWRDVARTLDGVGIYDDRISKIVSLSYKYLPSHLKACFYYFCVFPEDSEILVKKLINLWVAEGFIKQHNNMSLEEVGESYLHDLINRSLVQINELSIDGKVKSCNIHDRVHEVCVRQAIDGNTLWIIKDYYAPKACHWLSCQTSHWPITRASYGNCGPDEIHSVLCFGKDVYHSKCRLVYPCLKLLRVLDLSLVKCSQGMPHEITDLVHLRYLALNTIGSLYKFRFFKLKNLVTLIVTSWMEKRHLQLPCDILDLPQLRYLHVDKRCSQFLPCLVKNDLQTLYWLKVSSSDEKPNFRMVPNLMELGIYIEGQLAPSHLGSLVHLHLLEKLKFEVGRVERFCLPTGSPPNLKKLTLCYTYLPWKEMDTIGKLPHLEVLKLKDFAFCGPTWEPSEHDFRELKALLISRSNLKHWNASSINFLVLERLVLSYCWELKQVPINFAKITTLNLIVLECCYSSLVTSAMQISSAKSKALKGKANCPLRVRKVGTKVELPIIESYEEESVKSSEENSVETSKEESVGSSKEESISGFHLILTIQLFVLCVFLLQ